The Rhodothermales bacterium nucleotide sequence CGCCTCTGGTGCGTCTTCGGTTGCGGCGGCGACCGCGACCGGGACAAGCGCCGCATCATGGGCAGCATCGCCGAAGCCGGCGCCGACCGCGTCATCGTGACCAGCGACAACCCGCGGACGGAAGATCCCGAAGCCATCCTCAACGATATTCGCCGGGGCATGAGCCGGCCGACCGACGCGCTATGGATCGTCGACCGCCGGGAAGCCATCCGCGAATCCGCCGCGCGCAGCGCCGACGGAGACGTGGTGCTGATCGCCGGCAAGGGCCACGAGCCCTACCAGGTGATCGGGAAGGAGAAGTTTCCCTTCGACGATCGCGAGGAGGCGAAAACATGGTTCAACAGTGCAACATGAACAATGTGACTTGAACAGTGCGACATGAACAGTGCACCATGCGGCGCGGCCCCGACGCGTTGCACGGCAACCGGAGATGATGCCCGATGACCCGCACGCGGTGACGTGCAGGGAGCGGCTACCCCAGCGAGTGTTATGCTATACTACCTCCTCGACTATCTCGAAAAACTCTACCAGCCGCCTGGCTTTCAGGCGATCCGGTTTATCAACAACCGGGCGGCGCTGGCGGCGATTACGGCGCTGGTGATCTCGCTGTTCGCCGGCCGCCGCATCATCGCGTGGCTGCGGCGCAAGCAGATCGGCGAGCAGGTGCGCGCCGGCGTCCATGCGGGCGCGGTCGACCATTCGCACAAAGCCGGCACGCCGACGATGGGCGGGGTCATCATCCTCATTTCGATTCTCGGCGCCACGCTGCTCTGGGGGGCCATCGGCCAGGTGTACGTCTGGCTGATCCTGCTCGTGACGGCCTGGATGGGCGCCTTCGGTTTCGCCGACGACTACATCAAGGTCGTCAAGCGCGACAAAAGCGGATTGCCGGCCCGGATCAAGCTGATCGGGCAGATCAGCATCGGGGTCATCCTCGGCAGCGTGCTGTATTTCCATCCCATGTTTCAGGAGATCCGGTCGCAGACCTACCTGCCGTACATCCCCTTCGTGGATGCGGTGCGGTTCGACTACGCCTTCCTGCAGCACTGGCTCGGCGTCGACTTCGACCTCGGCTGGGTCGTCTACATCCCCGTCGCGGTCTTTATCGTGACGGCGGTATCCAACGCCGTCAACCTGACGGATGGCCTGGACGGGCTCGCCGCCGGCGTGACGGCCATCGTCGCGCTCGGGCTCTCCGCCCTGGTGTACAGCGCCGGCCGCGTCGACTTCGCCGAGTTTCTCCACATTATCCATCTCCGCGGCGCGAGCGAACTGGTGGTCTTCGCCGTCGCCATGTCCGCGGCCTGTTTCGGTTTTCTCTGGCACAACGGCTACCCGGCATCGGTCTTCATGGGCGATACGGGTTCGCTGGCTCTGGGCGCCGCCGTTGGCGCCCTCGCTTTGATGATCCGCATCGAACTCCTCCTCCCGCTGCTCTGCGCGATCTATTTCATCGAGACGCTCT carries:
- the mraY gene encoding phospho-N-acetylmuramoyl-pentapeptide-transferase, whose translation is MLYYLLDYLEKLYQPPGFQAIRFINNRAALAAITALVISLFAGRRIIAWLRRKQIGEQVRAGVHAGAVDHSHKAGTPTMGGVIILISILGATLLWGAIGQVYVWLILLVTAWMGAFGFADDYIKVVKRDKSGLPARIKLIGQISIGVILGSVLYFHPMFQEIRSQTYLPYIPFVDAVRFDYAFLQHWLGVDFDLGWVVYIPVAVFIVTAVSNAVNLTDGLDGLAAGVTAIVALGLSALVYSAGRVDFAEFLHIIHLRGASELVVFAVAMSAACFGFLWHNGYPASVFMGDTGSLALGAAVGALALMIRIELLLPLLCAIYFIETLSVVIQTSYFKYTRRRTGTGKRVFKMAPIHHHFEAKGIHEAKIAVRFWIVTAITVIASLLILRLH